GAACCGGTCCAGCGCGGTGGTGATCCGCTGGTCGGCGATCTCGGCGATGGTCTGCACGGTGACGTCGTCCATGGCCATCGGGTCCGCGCCCCGGCTGCGGGAGCCGGCGTCCGTCCGTACCAGCACGTCCTGCCAGCGCTCCGGGAGCTGGGCGGCGATCATGCCGCTGGCCCGGATGTCGCCGGCGACCACCACCACGTCCGCGCCGACCTTGTCGGCCAGCTCGGCGGTGGCCGCGGCGGCGTCCCCGGCGTTGTGGTGCCACGCCTCCATCGCCGCGCGCTGGTAGCGCGACTGGGACCACCCGCCCGGCTTGACCTGGCGGAGCTGATAGCTCTCGCGTCCGACGATGTGCGCCTTCCGGGGCACCCCGCCGGCGCTGACCGCGATGGCATCCGCGCCGATCCGGTCGGCCAGCACCCGGACCCAGGCGATCTGCTCGCCGCGCTGGGCGACCAGCGGCATGGTGTGCGGCAGGGCCGACCAGGTGCCCAGGTCCCGCAGCGGCGGCGCGGAGAGGTACTCGGTCAGCACCACCCGCCCCCGGTTGGCGAAGACCGCGATGCCGTAGTCCCCCGGCATCGGGTCGTGCCGGCGGACGACCTCCTCGACCGCCTCGACGGTAACCTGGTCGGCGCCCTGCTCCAGCAGGCGCCCCTTGAGCGCGCGCCAGCGCAGGTCGACCGCCGGACGAGAGTCGTGGGTGTCCCGGGAGGCGTCCAGGTACACCGAGCACCACGGCCCGGGTCGGTCGTAGAGCGGGCGCAGGAAGGACAGCTGCATGCTCGACCCCTTTCCAGCTCGGCCGCACGCATACCCGCGCCACCCGGGATGTCACCTGATCGGGGCGGCGCGTGACCGGCGTTCATTCACGTCGTTCAACCCGAGGAGCCGATACCATCGGTGAACGAAACGGGACTCTGGGTGGTGAACATGGACACGGAGCTGCACAGCCGGCGCCTCGTCCACCCGACGGAACGCATCGTCACCGGCCGGCTGGTCCGGCTGATGGAGGGGTACGCCCGCGAGGTCCGGGTCAGGCAGCCGGTGCTGGTCGCGGTGCTCACCGCGGCGGGCGTGGTGCTGCTGCTGGCACGGCTGGTACGGGCACTGCTCAGTACCGGCGGCGGGGGCACCCGGCGCAGCTTCAAGGAGCTGAAGAAGGGGCCCGAGTTCCTGGTCACCCCGGTACGGGTGCGCGAGGTCGGCGACCGGCTGGTGGAGGTCGAACTGCACGGCCACCTGCCGCAGAGCGCCCTCTATCCCGGCGACCACGTGCAGCTCACGCTGCGCCCGCAGCGCGACGCGGACCTGCCACCCCGGATCGAGCGGATCGTCAACCTGACCACGGGCCAGCAGCTCACGCCGCGCACCGCCACGGTCTGGTCCCACCTGGGTCCGGCGCTGCTGCTCCAGGCGGCGCTCGGCGCGCTGCTGGTGCTGGGCGTCACCGCCTGCTCGGCGCTCACCTGAGGTTTCCGGCCCGGCGCGCGTGGGCACCGCTGGCCCATGTTCCCCGGCTTCACCCTCGACGAGATCGACGTCGGCCCGGTACGCCTGCGGGTCCGGCACGGCGGCTCGGGGCCGCCGGTGGTGCTGCTGCACGGGCATCCGCGTACCCATGCCACCTGGCACCGGGTCGCCCCGCTGCTCGCCGCCCGGCACACGGTGATCTGCCCGGACCTGCGCGGCTACGGCGGCTCGTCGAAACCGCCGAGCGACCCGGCGCACACCACGTACGCCAAGCGGGCGATGGCCGCCGACGTGGTCGCGCTGCTCGACGCGCTCGGCCACTCACGAGCGGCGGTGGTCGGCCACGACCGGGGCGCGTACGTGGCCATGCGGACCGCGCTGGACCACGCGGACCGGGTGAGCCGGCTGGGGGTGCTCGACGGGGTGCCGATCGGTGCGGCGCTCGCCCGCTGCGACGCCCGGTTCGCGGCCCGCTGGTGGCACTGGTTCTTCCTAGGCCAGCTCGACAAGCCGGCCGAGCGGGTGATCAACGCCGATCCGGACGCCTGGTACGGCGGCTCGTCGGAGGCGATGGGCGCGGAGGCGTACGCCGACTACCGGCGGGCCATCCACAACCCGGCCACCGTGCACGCGATGTGCGAGGACTACCGGGCCGGGCTGGGCCCGGATCGGGCGGCCGACGAGGCGGACCGGGCGGCCGGGCGGCGGATCACCTGCCCGGTGCTCTTCGTCTGGTCGGAGCGGGACGACATGGTCGACCTGTACGGGGACCCGGCCGCGATCTGGCGGGACTGGGCCGACGACGTCCGGGCCGCCTCGGTGCCCTGCGGCCACCACATGGCCGAGGAGGCACCGGAGCACCTGGCCGGCCTGCTGGCCGACTTCCTTACCGAGACGACGCCCGGGCCGGTCAGCCGACCGGGGTGAGGGGGCGCTCCGCCGGTGCGGGCGCGCCGAGCAGGCCGCGGCGGCGGGCCCAGCGCTCGAAGAGCACGGTGGCGAAGGGCGGGACGGCGCAGACCAGCGCGATGCCGGTGTGCCGCAGCGACCAGCGGCGCCGCCGGGCCACCACGAGCACCAGGAGCCCGTACGCCACGAAGAGCGCCCCGTGGATCGGGCCGAACACGTGCACGCCGATCTCGTTGCGCGGCGGGCCGTACTTGACCACCATGCCGGCCAGCAGGGCCGCCCAGGAGCAGGCCTCGGCGACCGCCGCCGCCACGAACAGCCGGACCCACCTGTCGCGCATGAACCACTCCCCTCGCTCGGCAGCGATGCTAGCCGGGCCGGCACCGCAGACCCGCGGGACGAACGCCGGACGCGACAGGGATCACCAGGCCCGCCGCTGGGTAAGTAAAGGTCATTCGGGCCTTCCCCTCCCCCGCCGTGGCGTGCGAGGTTAGGGAAACCAGCGGTGACAGGGCGGTGACCATGGGCGAGGACGTCGGCGCGCGGACCTTCAGCCGGGAGGATCGGGCCCGCTACCGGGACAAGGTGCGGCGTTGCCTGGACGTCTTCGCGGAGATGCTGCGCGAGTCGCGCTTCGACGTGGAACGGCCGATGACCGGGCTGGAGATCGAACTCAATCTGGTCGACGACGACGCGCAGCCGACGATGCGCAACGCGGACGTGCTCGCGGCGGTGGCCGACCCGGACTTCCAGACCGAGCTGGGTCAGTTCAACGTGGAGATCAACGTGGCGCCCCGCCGGCTCGCCGGCACCGGCACCGCCCAGTTCGAAAAGCACGTCCGGGCCAGCCTCAACGCGGCCGAGGAGAAGGCCCGGACGGTCGGCGCGCACATGGTGATGATCGGGATCCTGCCGACCCTGCGACCCGAGCACCTGACCGCCGCCACCCTCTCGGCCAACCCCCGCTACGCCCTGCTGAACGAGCAGATCTTCGCCGCCCGGGGGGAGGACCTGCCGATCTCGATCAGCGGGGTGGAACGGCTCGCCACCACCGCCGACACCATCACCCCCGAGGCCGCCTGCACCAGCACCCAGTTCCACCTCCAGGTCAGCCCGGCCCAGTTCGCCGACCACTGGAACGCCGCCCAGGCCGTCGCCGGCGTCCAGGTCGCGCTCGGCGCGAACTCGCCGCTCTTCTTCGGCCGGGAGCTGTGGCGGGAGACCCGGGTGCCGCTGTTCCAGCAGGCCACCGACACCCGCTCGGAGGAGATCAAGGCCCAGGGGGTACGCCCGCGGGTCTGGTTCGGGGAACGCTGGATCACCAGCGTCTTCGACCTGTTCGAGGAGAACGTGCGCTACTTCCCGGCCCTGCTGCCGGTCTGCGACCCGGAGGACCCGGCGCAGGCCCTGGCCGGCGGCGGGGTGCCGAGGCTCGCCGAGCTGCGGCTGCACAACGGCACCATCTACCGGTGGAACCGCCCGGTCTATGACGTGCTGAAGGGGCGCCCGCACCTGCGGGTGGAGAACCGGGTGCTGCCGGCCGGCCCGACCGTGATCGACACCGTCGCCAACGGCGCCTTCTATTTCGGTGTGGTCCGCGCGCTCGCCGAGTCGGACCGGCCGCTGTGGTCACAGATGTCGTTCAGCGCCGCCGAGGAGAACTTCACCGTGTGCGCCCGGCACGGCATCGACGCCCAGGTGTTCTGGCCCGGGCTGGGCTACCTGCCGGTGACCGAGCTGGTGCTGCGCCGGCTGCTGCCGCTGGCGTACCACGGGCTGGACCGGTGGGGCCTCGACCCGGGCGAGCGGGACCGGCTGCTCGGGATCATCGAGCAGCGCTGCCTCACCGGGCGCAACGGCGCCACCTGGCAGGTGGAGACCCTGCACCGGCTCGAACAGGCCGACCACCTGGACCGGCCGGAGGCGCTGCGCGAGGTGGTCCGCCACTACGTCGACCTGATGCACAGCAACCGCCCGGTCCACGAGTGGCCGCTGCCCTGACCCGACGGTCACCGCGGGGACCGCTCGTCCCGCCGTCGGCCGGCTCCGCGCAACGCCGCGGGTCTCAGAGGGCGACGATCGCCGCTGACTCGGCCGGCAGTTCGAGCCCGTCGCGCATCACGGTGACCCCGCTCTCCGTGGCCAGCAGCACGTTGCGCACCACGCCCGGCAGGTTGATCCGCTGCGGCTTGCCGGCCAGGTTCGCCACCACGAGGCACTCACTCCGGCGCATCAGCAGGAACTGGTCGCCGTGCCGGACGTCGACGTGGCTTAGCCGGGGGTCGGACAGGTCCGGCCGGCGCTTGCGCAGGGCGATCAGCCGCCGGTAGAAGTCGTACATCTCGCGGTGCTCGGGCTTGTCCAGCTCGGCCCAGTCGAGCCGGGAGCGGACGAAGGTCTGCCGGTCCTGCGGGTCGGGCACGTCCCCCGCCGGCCAGCCGTGCGCGGCGAACTCCCGTCTCCGCCCGGTCGCCACCGCCGTGGCCAGCTCCGGCTCGGGGTGGCTGGTGAAGAACTGCCACGGGGTGCTGGCCGCCCACTCCTCCCCCATGAAGAGCATCGGGGTGAACGGCGCGGTCATCAGCAGGGTGGCGCCGACCCGCAGCAGCCCGGGCGACAGGGTCGCGGAGATCCGGTCGCCGGTGGCCCGGTTGCCGATCTGGTCGTGGTTCTGCAGGTACGCCACGAACCGGTGCCCCGGCGTGCGCTGCCGGTCGACCGGCCGGCCGTGGCTGCGGTTGCGGAAGCTGGACCAGCTGCCGGTGTGGAAGAAGGCGCCGGTCAGCACGTCGGTCAGGCATTCCAGCGAACCGAAGTCGCCGTAGTAGCCCTGCCGTTCCCCGGTGAGCAGGGTGTGCAGCGCGTGGTGGGAGTCGTCGTTCCACTGGGCGTGCAGGCCATACCCGCCGGCCTCGCGCGGGGTGATCAGCTTCGGGTCGTTGAGGTCCGACTCGGCGATCAGCGACAGCGGCCGGCCGACGTGGGTGGAGAGCGACTCGACCTCGACCGCCAGCTCCTCCAGCCAGTGCACGGCCCGGGAGTCCGGCATGGCGTGCACGGCGTCCAGCCGCAGCCCGTCGACGTGGTAGTCACGCAGCCACATCAGCACGCTGTCGATGATGTAGCGGCGCACCCCGTCGGAGTGCGGCCCGTCCAGGTTGACCGCGCGGCCCCAGGGGTTGCTCTGCTCGGCGAGGTATGGCGCGAACCTCGGCGCGTAGGCCCCGGAGGGCCCGAAATGGTTGTAGACGACGTCGAGGATCACCCCCAGGCCCTTGGCGTGCGCGGCGTCGACCAGCCGCTTGAGGCCGTCCGGGCCGCCGTAGGGCTGGTGCGGGGCGTACCAGCAGACGCCGTCGTAGCCCCAGTTGTGCTCGCCGTTGAACGCGTTGACCGGCAGCAGCTCGATCAGGTCGACGCCGAGGTCGACCAGGTGGTCGAGGCGGCCGATGGCCGCGTCGAAGGTGCCCTCCGGGGTGAAGGTGCCGACGTGCAGCTCGTAGAGGACGCTGCCGGGCAGTTGCCGCCCGGTCCAGCCCTGGTCGGTCCAGCCGAAGGCGGCGTGGTCGTAGAGCCGGCTCGGCCCGTGCACGCCGGCGGGCTGCCAGGGCGACCGCGGGTCGGGCAGGGCCTGCTCGTCGTCGTCCAGGAGGAACGCGTAGTCGGTGCCCGGCCCGGTGCCCGGCACCTCCACCCGCCACCAGCCGCCGGGGCCGGGACGCATGTCGTGGTCGGCGACGCCGGGCAGCCGCAGCCGCACCCGGGCGGCTTCGGGTGCCCACACCGTGAACTCGGTCATGCGTCAGCCTCCACGGAGTCGGTGGGAGCCAGCAGGGCGACGGGATAGGTGCTCAACAGATCATGAACGAGCAGCTCAGACCCACTGTAGACCCGACCGGTGAACATGTCCGTAACACCTTGAACGGAAATCGACAGGATCGTGTCGCGCCAGCCGCCGGCCCGGGCCAGCCGCCGCGGCAGCCGGGTGGCCACCGCGATCGCGCCGCCCCGGTCGAAGGCCACCGCGTGGGCGCCGGCCGGCCCGCGCGCGGCCACCGGCCGGTAGCCGGTGAAGAGTTCCGGGTGGTCGCGGCGCAGCCGCAGGGTGCGGGAGACGACCAGCAGCTTGGCCGCACCGTCGGCGGCCACCGCCGGCCGGGCGCCGGCGTCGAGCCGGTCCAGCAGCTCGCGGCGTACCGCGAAGTCGACCGGGCGGCGGTTGTCCGGGTCGACCAGCGAGTTCTCCCACAGCTCGGTGCCCTGGTAGGTGTCGGGCACGCCGGGCATGGCGAGCTGGACCAGCTTCTGCCCCAGCGAGTTGGACCAGCCGGCCGGGGTGAGCTCGGCGGCGAACCCGCTGATCTCGGCGTGCAGCTCGGGGTCGTCGTACATCCGGTCGACCAGGGCGTGCAGCTCGTGCTCGAACGCCGGGTCGGGGTCGGCCCAGCTCGTCGACGTCGACGCCTCCCGGGCGGCCTTCTCCGCGTACGCGTGCAGCCGCTCCCGCTCGATCGGCCACGCGCCGACGGCGGTCTGCCAGAGCAGGTGGGCGAAGGCGGGATCGGCCAGCGGCGCCCGGGCCATCCAGCCCGTCACCCGCTCCGCCCAGCGCCCGGGCAGCTCGGCGAGCACGGCGAGCCGGGCCCGCACGTCCTCCCCGCGCTTGGTGTCGTGGGTGGACAGGGTGGTCATGCTGGCCGGCCAGCGCACCTGCCGGGCGGCGGCGAAGCGGTGGAACTCGGCTGGCGGCACGCCAAAGTGGGCCGGGCTGCCGCCGACCTCGTTGAGCGCGACGAACCGGCTCCACCGGTAGTAGGCGGTGTCCTCCACGCCCTTGGCCATCACCGCTCCGGTGAGCTGCGGGAAGCGGGCGGCCAGCTCGTGGTCGGGGTCGCGCAGCCGGGCGGTCACCGCGTCCAGGACCGCGGGGAGGTCGGGGCGGCGGCGGCCCGCCTCGGACCGGGCGGCGGCCAGGTGCCGGGCACCCTCCGGCGGGTAGCCGCGGTAGACCGGGAAGCAGGCGGCCAGCTCGCCGAGGGCGGCCCGGACCTGTTCGCGGGGCAGCTCGGGGACGAGCGCGGCGAGCCGGTGCAGCTCGGCGGCGAGCAGCCGGGTGGCCGCCGCCCACTTGGTCTCGTGGGTCAGGTCCGGCCAGGAGGTGTGCCGGCCGGTCAGCCGGGCGTCCAGCGCGGTGAAGTCGCCCGCC
This sequence is a window from Micromonospora sp. NBRC 110009. Protein-coding genes within it:
- a CDS encoding baeRF2 domain-containing protein, which gives rise to MQLSFLRPLYDRPGPWCSVYLDASRDTHDSRPAVDLRWRALKGRLLEQGADQVTVEAVEEVVRRHDPMPGDYGIAVFANRGRVVLTEYLSAPPLRDLGTWSALPHTMPLVAQRGEQIAWVRVLADRIGADAIAVSAGGVPRKAHIVGRESYQLRQVKPGGWSQSRYQRAAMEAWHHNAGDAAAATAELADKVGADVVVVAGDIRASGMIAAQLPERWQDVLVRTDAGSRSRGADPMAMDDVTVQTIAEIADQRITTALDRFGVQEDVGAGLDAVVSALQRNQVDTMLIVDDPSADGELWVGPEPTEIATDPRQLEAMSVADPQKVRADAALLRALIGTDAELTVLAPEEAPELTDGVGAVLRYVDASTPGRGNG
- a CDS encoding alpha/beta fold hydrolase, which produces MFPGFTLDEIDVGPVRLRVRHGGSGPPVVLLHGHPRTHATWHRVAPLLAARHTVICPDLRGYGGSSKPPSDPAHTTYAKRAMAADVVALLDALGHSRAAVVGHDRGAYVAMRTALDHADRVSRLGVLDGVPIGAALARCDARFAARWWHWFFLGQLDKPAERVINADPDAWYGGSSEAMGAEAYADYRRAIHNPATVHAMCEDYRAGLGPDRAADEADRAAGRRITCPVLFVWSERDDMVDLYGDPAAIWRDWADDVRAASVPCGHHMAEEAPEHLAGLLADFLTETTPGPVSRPG
- a CDS encoding DUF3817 domain-containing protein; the protein is MRDRWVRLFVAAAVAEACSWAALLAGMVVKYGPPRNEIGVHVFGPIHGALFVAYGLLVLVVARRRRWSLRHTGIALVCAVPPFATVLFERWARRRGLLGAPAPAERPLTPVG
- a CDS encoding glutamate--cysteine ligase family protein, with protein sequence MGEDVGARTFSREDRARYRDKVRRCLDVFAEMLRESRFDVERPMTGLEIELNLVDDDAQPTMRNADVLAAVADPDFQTELGQFNVEINVAPRRLAGTGTAQFEKHVRASLNAAEEKARTVGAHMVMIGILPTLRPEHLTAATLSANPRYALLNEQIFAARGEDLPISISGVERLATTADTITPEAACTSTQFHLQVSPAQFADHWNAAQAVAGVQVALGANSPLFFGRELWRETRVPLFQQATDTRSEEIKAQGVRPRVWFGERWITSVFDLFEENVRYFPALLPVCDPEDPAQALAGGGVPRLAELRLHNGTIYRWNRPVYDVLKGRPHLRVENRVLPAGPTVIDTVANGAFYFGVVRALAESDRPLWSQMSFSAAEENFTVCARHGIDAQVFWPGLGYLPVTELVLRRLLPLAYHGLDRWGLDPGERDRLLGIIEQRCLTGRNGATWQVETLHRLEQADHLDRPEALREVVRHYVDLMHSNRPVHEWPLP
- the treZ gene encoding malto-oligosyltrehalose trehalohydrolase, with product MTEFTVWAPEAARVRLRLPGVADHDMRPGPGGWWRVEVPGTGPGTDYAFLLDDDEQALPDPRSPWQPAGVHGPSRLYDHAAFGWTDQGWTGRQLPGSVLYELHVGTFTPEGTFDAAIGRLDHLVDLGVDLIELLPVNAFNGEHNWGYDGVCWYAPHQPYGGPDGLKRLVDAAHAKGLGVILDVVYNHFGPSGAYAPRFAPYLAEQSNPWGRAVNLDGPHSDGVRRYIIDSVLMWLRDYHVDGLRLDAVHAMPDSRAVHWLEELAVEVESLSTHVGRPLSLIAESDLNDPKLITPREAGGYGLHAQWNDDSHHALHTLLTGERQGYYGDFGSLECLTDVLTGAFFHTGSWSSFRNRSHGRPVDRQRTPGHRFVAYLQNHDQIGNRATGDRISATLSPGLLRVGATLLMTAPFTPMLFMGEEWAASTPWQFFTSHPEPELATAVATGRRREFAAHGWPAGDVPDPQDRQTFVRSRLDWAELDKPEHREMYDFYRRLIALRKRRPDLSDPRLSHVDVRHGDQFLLMRRSECLVVANLAGKPQRINLPGVVRNVLLATESGVTVMRDGLELPAESAAIVAL
- the treY gene encoding malto-oligosyltrehalose synthase, which gives rise to MPDTFRPDEPTATTARVGSTYRLQVRPGFDLDAAAGLAGYLADLGVTHLYSAPLLTATPGSQHGYDVVDHRAVNPELGGEAARQRLLRALRAAGLGLVVDIVPNHAGVARPAANPAWWDVLRAGRASAYADWFDIDWDRGRLLLPVLADTPDALDDLKMVDGELRYHEHRFPIAAGTGDGTPREVHDRQHYELVNWRRGDTELTYRRFFAVSDLAGLRVEDPVVFRATHAEILRWADAGDLDGIRVDHPDGLRDPAGYLARLRAAAPDAWLVVEKILEYGEELPDWPVDGTTGYDALAAVCGLFVDPDAAGDFTALDARLTGRHTSWPDLTHETKWAAATRLLAAELHRLAALVPELPREQVRAALGELAACFPVYRGYPPEGARHLAAARSEAGRRRPDLPAVLDAVTARLRDPDHELAARFPQLTGAVMAKGVEDTAYYRWSRFVALNEVGGSPAHFGVPPAEFHRFAAARQVRWPASMTTLSTHDTKRGEDVRARLAVLAELPGRWAERVTGWMARAPLADPAFAHLLWQTAVGAWPIERERLHAYAEKAAREASTSTSWADPDPAFEHELHALVDRMYDDPELHAEISGFAAELTPAGWSNSLGQKLVQLAMPGVPDTYQGTELWENSLVDPDNRRPVDFAVRRELLDRLDAGARPAVAADGAAKLLVVSRTLRLRRDHPELFTGYRPVAARGPAGAHAVAFDRGGAIAVATRLPRRLARAGGWRDTILSISVQGVTDMFTGRVYSGSELLVHDLLSTYPVALLAPTDSVEADA